The Magnolia sinica isolate HGM2019 chromosome 9, MsV1, whole genome shotgun sequence genome contains a region encoding:
- the LOC131256995 gene encoding temperature-induced lipocalin-1, whose product MAAKKEMEVVKGLDLKRYMGRWYEIASFPSRNQPKNGENTRATYTLREDGIVNVLNETWNDGRRGSIEGTAYKANTKSEEAKFKVKFYVPPFFPIIPVTGDYWVLFIDEDYQYALIGQPSRKSLWILCRQNHLDEEIYNQLLEKATEQGYDVKKLHKTTHTDPPPESEEGPKDTKGIWWIKSILGK is encoded by the exons ATGGCAGCAAAGAAAGAGATGGAAGTAGTGAAGGGATTGGATTTGAAGAGATACATGGGCCGTTGGTATGAGATAGCATCATTCCCATCAAGAAATCAACCGAAGAACGGGGAGAACACGAGAGCAACATACACACTGAGAGAAGATGGGATAGTGAATGTGTTGAATGAGACATGGAACGATGGGAGGAGAGGGTCTATAGAAGGGACAGCGTACAAAGCCAATACAAAAAGTGAAGAAGCTAAGTTCAAAGTGAAATTCTACGTGCCACCTTTCTTTCCTATAATACCTGTTACAGGAGATTATTGGGTTTTGTTCATTGATGAGGATTATCAGTATGCTTTGATTGGACAGCCTAGTAGGAAGTCTCTCTGG ATCTTGTGCAGGCAAAACCATCTTGATGAAGAGATTTACAACCAGCTGCTTGAGAAGGCCACAGAACAAGGCTATGATGTCAAGAAGCTCCACAAAACAACACATACAGACCCTCCCCCGGAGAGTGAAGAAGGTCCCAAGGACACTAAAGGCATTTGGTGGATCAAATCCATCCTGGGAAAATAG
- the LOC131256994 gene encoding uncharacterized protein LOC131256994: MGHHGHDQNRSSWGCTMLTQAALCVGMYMAFYIGTPMKSNKRSAGDGRALDLHFLTVSGGQRPPKQQAHLLKQMEKVAKTYKVKFVINISELGEDDPLLRNGTLHFPSLKIPWYTTISRASQEQGRGYFLSQVTVPPQRTLDIIGLETGSLQDLFRNERLSDIENDQLHWLMRTLAASDSEWRIVVGFHPLIVCDEHATVTTRVYESLHQIFLNYQVKAYLSKHGCTGYYNSDRGIVYIENPGHVNENHRPPSVNETSNSLKEMHDGFLLHRVSSLEFVSYFINSAGKVMFKSTIYQRGKEIM, translated from the exons atgggCCATCATGGgcatgatcagaaccgttcatcatggGGTTGCACCATGCTAACCCAGGCTGCTCTATGCGTGGGTATGTACATGGCATTTTACATTGGTACCCCTATGAAATCGAACAAGAGAAGTGCAGGAGACGGCAGAGCTCTTGATTTACACTTTCTCACTGTCTCTGGAGGCCAAAGACCCCCAAAACAACAGGCCCATCTCCTCaaacag ATGGAGAAGGTAGCAAAGACCTACAAAGTGAAGTTTGTAATAAACATCAGTGAACTTGGGGAGGACGATCCACTTCTCAGAAAT GGCACACTGCATTTCCCATCACTGAAGATTCCCTG GTATACTACTATTAGTAGAGCATCGCAGGAACAAGGTAGGGGATACTTCCTGAGTCAGGTTACAGTGCCACCCCAGCGAACCTTAGACATCATTGGTTTGGAGACGGGTTCATTACAA GATCTCTTCCGCAATGAACGATTAAGCGACATCGAAAACGATCAATTGCATTGGCTGATGAGGACATTGGCAGCGAGTGATAGCGAATG GCGCATAGTTGTTGGATTTCATCCACTGATAGTTTGTGACGAGCATGCGACGGTAACAACAAGGGTTTATGAGTCTCTACACCAAATTTTCTTGAACTATCAAGTG AAGGCATATCTGAGCAAGCATGGTTGCACTGGCTATTATAACAGCGATAGAGGTATTGTTTACATTGAAAACCCAGGCCATGTCAATGAAAACCACAGACCTCCCTCAGTAAATGAAACTTCCAATTCCCTTAA AGAAATGCATGATGGCTTCCTTCTGCATAGAGTCAGCTCCCTAGAGTTT GTTTCCTACTTCATTAACTCAGCAGGCAAAGTGATGTTCAAATCTACAATTTATCAAAGGGGTAAAGAGATCATGTGA